A genomic stretch from Setaria italica strain Yugu1 chromosome VII, Setaria_italica_v2.0, whole genome shotgun sequence includes:
- the LOC101783034 gene encoding BTB/POZ domain-containing protein At2g24240-like, protein MAGSGRVRFNVGGQVFETTTTTLANAGRDSMLGALLDSSWNVSSGGGGGGVAEYFIDRNPACFAVLLDLLRTGSLHVPPHLPEKLLYREALYYGLLDHVRAARWGAFDGDRLRLAASVPGRAPGDGTAIRAAPDGGCCVAHGGAVRVYNWMLDERRPVSLDHSQVNDAAYLDAGTLLIAARERLGKCDGGMAAFSAASGELRHRFRVAHGRQAKSFTAGALAFDQDSSIFASCKGRLNEYGIGVWDRATGEQADFFYEPPGCALGDADKLQWLDATNALMVATLFPKADNCFIGLLDFRAKDVAWSWSDAGAAASLDDKRVLHAIAMEDERSVCVINQYDDLGFLDLRSGAGGVRWSSRSKLMNRKVPGEESCYPKLATHGGQLFSSMNDSISVFSGPEYVLTSTLRRSHGGAICDFSIGGDRLFALHNEENVFDVWETPPPPII, encoded by the coding sequence atggcgggcAGCGGGCGCGTGCGGTTCAACGTGGGCGGGCAGGTGTTCGAGACGACCACCACCACGCTCGCCAACGCCGGCCGGGACTCCATGCTCGGCGCGCTGCTCGACTCCTCCTGGAAcgtctcctccggcggcgggggcggcggggtggccgagtacttcatCGACCGCAACCCGGCGTGCTTCGCGGTGCTGCTGGACCTGCTCCGCACGGGCAGCCTCCACGTGCCGCCGCACCTCCCGGAGAAGCTCCTCTACCGCGAGGCGCTCTACTACGGCCTCCTCGACCACGTCCGCGCCGCGCGGTGGGGCGCTTTCGACGGggaccgcctccgcctcgccgcgtcCGTGCCCGGGCGCGCACCCGGGGACGGCACGGCCATCCGCGCCGCGCCCGACGGCGGTTGCTGCGtcgcgcacggcggcgccgtgcgCGTGTACAACTGGATGCTCGACGAGCGCCGCCCGGTCTCGCTCGACCACTCGCAGGTCAACGACGCGGCCTACCTCGACGCCGGCACGCTCCTGATCGCGGCGCGCGAGCGGCTGGGCAAGTGCGACGGCGGCATGGCCGCGttctccgccgcctccggcgagCTCCGCCACCGCTTCCGCGTCGCGCACGGCCGGCAGGCCAAGTCCTTCACCGCCGGTGCGCTGGCGTTCGACCAGGACTCGAGCATCTTCGCCAGCTGCAAGGGCCGGCTCAACGAGTACGGCATCGGCGTCTGGGACCGCGCCACCGGCGAGCAGGCCGACTTCTTCTACGAGCCCCCCGGCTGCGCACTGGGCGACGCCGACAAGCTCCAGTGGCTGGACGCCACCAACGCGCTCATGGTGGCTACGCTGTTCCCCAAGGCCGACAACTGTTTCATCGGCCTGCTGGACTTCCGGGCCAAGGACGTGGCCTGGTCCTGgtccgacgccggcgccgccgcgtcgctcgACGACAAGCGCGTGCTCCACGCCATCGCCATGGAGGACGAGCGCTCCGTCTGCGTGATCAACCAGTACGACGACCTCGGCTTCCTCGACCTccggagcggcgccggcggcgtgcgcTGGAGCTCCCGCAGCAAGCTGATGAACCGGAAGGTGCCCGGCGAGGAGAGCTGCTACCCGAAGCTCGCCACGCACGGCGGGCAGCTCTTCTCGTCGATGAACGACAGCATCTCCGTGTTCAGCGGGCCCGAGTACGTGCTGACGTCGACGCTCCGGCGGAGCCACGGCGGCGCCATCTGTGACTTCTCCATCGGCGGCGACCGGCTCTTCGCCCTGCACAACGAGGAGAACGTGTTCGATGTCTgggagacgccgccgccgccgatcatCTGA
- the LOC101783434 gene encoding uncharacterized protein LOC101783434, whose translation MAEDASPPAPQMTPEEVQAETELRLRDIGQRFGALPQEKEELLRLLSDAETWLSRVDQSPDEDMHNTLRPTMAILITNELLEHPDPNVKVAVTSCLTEVTRITAPEAPYDDDVMKDVFKRIVEAFAELDDMNSPSFQRRVSILDSVARVRCCVLMLDLDLDHLILDMFRHFFKTASMGHSEQVTNCMETIMVYVIQESDDVHAELASCLLQNLTKEAQETLPASFGIAERVLGLCKDKLKPVLLELLKGTPLDDYSNVVTLLFQDAGENNVDASGKDMAAEGKLSEKSVSDESPQETSKLEQDVNCVGQDGTSPISTPATTISNVGAPVDNVKSPGGPASSKQNQEVPSGDEQIKISDQLISGDKEVPEPVTAENEKLSDISSKKSHKLGSSTGPEMTEQSKVVKDNESLVASEELSPETNDGDKKQLTETSNRAAADSSKPVDTKPAVVKPKRGRPPAAKSQEKKSFGKKQGSNIESAKVDAVSDSGGRATRRLNKDDAKSLSTKAAEGESGKKQHKASMKLQKEDAASDKDTDEDISLKEMVSPTKMDKSKGQQEDSGGSKRKHLQEAEEATPSKKNKMLDENLVGSRIKVWWPDDKMFYEGVVESFDASSKKHKVAYDDGDVEVLMLRKEKWECIVEEQDDPDAASNMPRGRRAKGSSGQQMKEVKTGTPQSGSDSKNPPKKRGRPKGVRSSNNTPNSDSPVTPSKLKGQGAEKDNQEAPKTGSNSKKEGARPSRSTGKAKDDVVKASNKDETGSTDNSKDEAGSEDKDSKDEVKSSDVDGSKTNGLSTKRKPKEKEDESSEEEEKGSAKTFIRKKRRRKSRN comes from the exons TGACGCCTGAGGAAGTGCAGGCTGAGACCGAGCTGCGGCTGCGCGACATCGGCCAGCGCTTTGGCGCTCTCCCGCAGGAGAAGGAAGAACTGCTCCGGTTACTCTCG GATGCTGAGACCTGGTTGTCCAGGGTGGACCAATCCCCGGATGAGGACATGCACAACACTCTTCGCCCCACCATGGCTATCTTGATTACAAATGAGCTACTGGAGCACCCTGATCCCAACGTGAAGGTTGCTGTTACCTCTTGCTTAACTGAAGTTACCAGGATTACCGCGCCAGAGGCCCCCTATGATGATGATGTCATGAAG GATGTGTTTAAGAGAATTGTGGAGGCTTTTGCTGAGTTGGATGATATGAACAGCCCCTCCTTTCAAAGGAGGGTTTCGATCCTTGATTCTGTTGCAAGGGTCCGTTGTTGTGTCCTGATGTTGGATCTTGACTTGGACCATCTGATCCTAGATATGTTCCGTCATTTCTTCAAAACTGCCTC AATGGGGCACTCAGAACAAGTCACCAACTGTATGGAAACTATAATGGTGTATGTAATTCAGGAGAGTGATGATGTCCATGCTGAACTGGCATCGTGTCTGCTTCAGAATCTTACAAAAGAAGCACAA GAAACTCTCCCAGCGTCTTTTGGAATTGCAGAGAGGGTACTAGGCCTATGCAAGGACAAGCTCAAACCAGTGCTTCTTGAGTTACTTAAGGGCACTCCCTTAGATGATTACAGCAATGTTGTTACGTTGTTGTTCCAAGATGCTGGAGAAAACAATGTTGATGCATCAGGAAAGGACATG GCAGCTGAAGGTAAACTTTCTGAGAAGTCTGTTTCTGATGAGTCCCCGCAG GAAACTTCAAAGTTAGAGCAAGATGTCAATTGTGTAGGACAAGATGGTACTAGTCCAATCAGTACTCCCGCAACCACCATTAGCAATGTTGGCGCTCCAGTTGACAATGTCAAGTCTCCAGGTGGACCAGCTTCCTCCAAACAGAACCAAGAAGTGCCATCTGGCGACgagcaaatcaaaatttctgaTCAATTGATATCTGGTGACAAAGAAGTGCCAGAACCAGTGACCGCTGAAAATGAAAAGCTATCTGATATCAGTTCAAAGAAAAGCCACAAGCTTGGTTCTTCCACTGGACCTGAGATGACTGAACAATCCAAGGTTGTTAAAGACAATGAGAGTCTGGTAGCTTCAGAGGAGTTATCTCCGGAGACAAATGATGGTGATAAAAAGCAGCTCACGGAGACTAGCAATAGAGCTGCTGCTGATTCATCAAAACCAGTCGATACTAAGCCTGCCGTGGTTAAACCAAAGCGAGGCCGGCCTCCTGCAGCAAAGTCTCAGGAGAAGAAGTCTTTTGGAAAGAAACAAGGATCAAACATAGAATCTGCAAAAGTTGATGCTGTCAGTGATTCTGGAGGGAGAGCTACAAGGCGGCTGAATAAAGATGATGCCAAGTCTTTATCAACTAAGGCTGCTGAAGGAGAATCTGGGAAGAAGCAACATAAAGCCAGTATGAAGTTGCAGAAAGAAGATGCTGCCTCTGATAAAGACACTGATGAGGATATCAGTTTGAAG GAAATGGTGTCCCCAACAAAGATGGATAAATCAAAAGGCCAGCAAGAGGATAGCGGGGGATCGAAAAGGAAACATCTGCAGGAAGCTGAAGAG GCCACTCCATCGAAGAAAAACAAAATGCTTGATGAAAACCTTGTTGGCTCAAGAATTAAAGTTTGGTGGCCAGATGACAAAAT GTTCTATGAGGGTGTTGTTGAATCATTTGATGCCTCTTCAAAAAAGCACAAG GTTGCGTATGATGATGGTGATGTTGAGGTACTAATGCTCAGGAAGGAAAAATGGGAATGCATTGTTGAG GAGCAAGATGATCCTGATGCAGCATCAAATAT GCCACGTGGCAGAAGAGCCAAAGGGAGCTCAGGGCAGCAAATGAAGGAAGTAAAGACAGGAACACCTCAAAG TGGCAGTGATAGTAAGAatcctcccaagaagagagggcGTCCAAAAGGTGTGCGCTCCAGCAATAATACGCCAAATTCTGATAGCCCAGTGACTCCATCCAAACTGAAGGGGCAAGGTGCAGAGAAGGATAATCAAGAGGCACCTAAGACTGGCAGTAACTCTAAGAAGGAAGGTGCAAGGCCCTCTCGGTCCACTGGAAAGGCTAAGGATGATGTTGTCAAGGCAAGCAACAAAGATGAGACTGGTAGTACTGACAACTCAAAGGACGAGGCTGGCAGTGAAGACAAGGATTCAAAAGATGAAGTGAAATCCAGTGATGTTGATGGATCCAAGACCAATGGTCTGTCAACCAAAAGAAAGCcaaaggagaaagaagatgagtcatcagaggaggaagagaaggggtCTGCTAAAACTTTTATTAGGAAGAAGCGCAGAAGAAAGAGCCGCAACTAG